From the genome of Miscanthus floridulus cultivar M001 chromosome 10, ASM1932011v1, whole genome shotgun sequence, one region includes:
- the LOC136489542 gene encoding uncharacterized protein, with amino-acid sequence MAQSSGVAPGQGEVATPERRLNCFVRSVALIERLGNALGTLAFTWATVVLLGGYPTGLRGNDDFWIATTMFFLEAFRMFSRDNRTDYRLFFGTRGAFRLLGWRSSLVLIVFFKGVVLCIPLLPSELFLPPELFLPLLGILVAIGQFVCPEAPKLARIPLWLRRAISLWSPMVAISLLLAPSVVPQLQAYHYGNYMIRCIVYAVLLAVVLLVTVCRMRFAGIIRLVNIILGRKQEFWCHVVLNLCMIGAIVMKAFSFNSDDWDWYVALMIAVEASTIVLASLFGNFQIPAAVLRVVLPLIRFKSMSSDYDATPSPAPSPASAPAPSADVCNPSIINLAPSLYIFYGMVLGQGALYLMACVVEIFSFIPRRFLIRHGGFKGQWGVESVDLYYSYALEKCMERNVLAPKISLCNFAIDYLNSDSTKRQLHGIRTAHTILQRDPTRTRPLVKLKASTETMTRLLRMLHWTGQENQTTIRLFAAKVIDELAKSLLVVNSPGIVQNVSLLLDWGNQHKRVNPLLDDTDEEEEQKDLFVNVTGNRTERGDAVGDSGYLLETQESSTQQIGTSNKKNSWITRQWRQVSEFWSIPQEGPLTEQDLLPVIGMSIIESLATYDQSNCAEISSAGDLIRKMTRFTSFCRTDTNYTDAEKKVLVHSSLKLFYRLTSIDGEIGITLRHKISKHPFLLRNLSEVLGDITSNYETRKVASGIIRNLAIDASMRLAIGRVQKIITRLMHAFLTLDEPSSSTGASVSHSREALRKVAGQALAMLAIGNVGNCLAMLRQTGYSFIKELATMVHVERYRCVAASLLRSVCMHARPELNETDLRQLSYISRMVLERILCAEGQELEIFIGLSSHIYEAIPEEFARDFEYGHIKERFVKRLVDALNANMEPIANCHGIRRVILEQAIRLMKQDPSNVNCFRNLRMIEVLSRVEETISEAENYTIFMGDVGLMEAGEPLSSLVARAKQLLDVR; translated from the exons ATGGCGCAGAGTAGTGGCGTAGCGCCCGGGCAGGGCGAGGTAGCCACCCCGGAAAGGCGGCTGAATTGCTTCGTGCGCTCCGTCGCGCTGATTGAAAGGCTGGGCAACGCCCTCGGCACGCTGGCCTTCACCTGGGCAACCGTCGTCCTGCTGGGTGGCTACCCGACGGGGCTTCGTGGTAATGATGATTTTTGGATCGCCACCACCATGTTTTTCCTCGAAGCTTTCAG GATGTTCAGTCGCGACAACAGAACGGATTACCGGTTGTTCTTTGGCACTAGAGGTGCTTTTAGACTTCTTGGCTGGCGGAGTTCGTTGGTTCTTATAGTATTTTTTAAAGGTGTGGTGTTGTGCATCCCTTTGCTCCCATCAGAATTGTTCCTCCCACCAGAATTGTTCCTCCCACTTCTGGGGATACTAGTTGCCATTGGCCAATTTGTGTGTCCAGAAGCTCCAAAACTAGCACGCATCCCACTGTGGCTGCGGCGTGCGATATCATTATGGAGCCCCATGGTCGCAATCAGCTTACTGCTGGCCCCCTCTGTAGTACCACAACTACAAGCATATCATTATGGAAATTACATGATCAGATGTATAGTGTACGCGGTGCTGCTTGCGGTGGTGCTCCTAGTGACAGTTTGCAGGATGAGGTTCGCAGGTATCATCAGGCTAGTGAACATTATTCTAGGCAGGAAACAAGAGTTCTGGTGTCATGTTGTTCTAAACTTGTGCATGATTGGTGCAATTGTGATGAAAGCATTTTCTTTCAACAGTGATGATTGGGATTGGTACGTGGCACTTATGATCGCAGTGGAAGCATCAACCATAGTTTTAGCTTCATTATTTGGCAACTTTCAGATTCCTGCTGCGGTTCTCCGAGTGGTGCTTCCCCTTATACGTTTTAAATCCATGTCAAGTGACTACGACGCTACACCAAGCCCTGCACCATCACCGGCTTCGGCACCAGCACCAAGTGCTGATGTATGCAATCCTAGTATAATAAACCTCGCACCATCTTTATACATCTTCTATGGGATGGTACTAGGCCAAGGAGCATTGTATCTCATGGCATGCGTGGTTGAGATCTTCTCATTCATCCCTCGAAGATTTCTCATCCGCCATGGGGGATTCAAAGGTCAGTGGGGTGTGGAATCTGTTGATTTGTACTACTCATATGCCTTGGAGAAATGCATGGAAAGGAATGTACTTGCTCCAAAGATCAGCCTCTGCAACTTTGCCATCGATTATCTAAACTCAGACTCAACCAAGAGGCAGCTCCATGGGATCCGGACTGCACACACCATTCTACAGAGGGATCCAACAAGGACACGGCCCCTTGTGAAGCTCAAAGCATCAACCGAGACGATGACCAGACTACTGAGAATGTTGCACTGGACAGGACAAGAGAATCAAACTACTATTAGATTGTTTGCGGCGAAGGTGATTGATGAGCTTGCGAAAAGCCTCCTAGTCGTCAATAGCCCTGGGATAGTTCAGAATGTGTCTCTACTTTTGGATTGGGGTAACCAACATAAAAGAGTAAACCCACTTCTGGACGACAcagatgaggaagaagaacaaaAGGATTTATTTGTAAATGTCACTGGTAACCGAACAGAAAGGGGAGATGCAGTTGGAGACAGTGGTTACCTGCTCGAAACACAAGAGAGCTCAACCCAGCAAATTGGTACTAGtaacaaaaagaactcctggatAACTAGACAGTGGCGACAGGTTTCTGAATTCTGGTCAATTCCCCAGGAAGGACCACTGACAGAGCAGGATCTTCTCCCAGTAATTGGTATGTCGATTATTGAAAGCTTAGCTACTTATGATCAAAGCAACTGTGCAGAGATCAGCAGCGCGGGCGATCTCATTCGGAAGATGACAAGATTCACAAGCTTTTGCAGAACAGACACCAACTATACTGACGCTGAAAAGAAGGTCCTAGTTCACTCATCATTGAAGCTATTCTACAGGCTCACAAGCATCGATGGGGAGATCGGCATAACACTGCGGCACAAGATATCAAAACATCCCTTTCTCCTGAGAAATCTCTCAGAGGTCCTGGGAGACATTACAAGTAACTATGAGACGAGGAAGGTGGCGTCAGGAATTATTAGAAACCTTGCTATCGATGCAAGCATGAGACTGGCAATTGGGCGTGTTCAAAAGATAATTACCAGATTGATGCATGCATTTCTCACTCTAGATGAGCCCTCCAGTAGTACGGGTGCAAGTGTTTCTCACTCCAGAGAAGCCCTAAGGAAGGTCGCAGGACAAGCATTAGCAATGTTGGCAATAGGCAATGTCGGCAACTGCCTGGCTATGCTAAGGCAAACAGGGTATTCATTCATCAAGGAACTCGCAACCATGGTCCATGTTGAAAGGTATAGATGTGTTGCAGCAAGTTTGTTGCGGAGTGTGTGCATGCACGCTCGACCTGAGCTCAACGAGACGGACTTGAGGCAACTATCTTACATCTCACGGATG GTGCTAGAAAGAATACTCTGTGCAGAGGGTCAAGAACTAGAAATATTCATCGGCCTTAGTTCACATATATATGAAGCCATCCCTGAGGAGTTCGCCCGAGATTTTGAGTATGGTCATATTAAGGAAAGATTTGTGAAGCGGCTTGTCGATGCGCTGAATGCGAACATGGAGCCCATTGCTAATTGCCATGGGATCAGGAGAGTGATACTTGAACAAGCCATAAGGTTGATGAAGCAGGACCCTAGTAATGTAAATTGTTTCCGCAATCTCCGCATGATAGAGGTACTATCGAGGGTGGAGGAGACCATCTCAGAGGCGGAGAACTACACAATCTTCATGGGTGATGTTGGGCTAATGGAGGCAGGTGAACCTTTATCCTCGCTTGTGGCGAGGGCTAAACAGCTACTGGACGTCCGTTGA
- the LOC136488270 gene encoding uncharacterized protein produces the protein MEIMAQVVAGFARGGHGGNGGNEGGARRPEGPSSYQDFLKTHPPTFTPLAEPLDVEHWLRILEQKFLLLNMADEQKVSFAVQQLLGEFYIPAGILNRKLTEFLELCQGSMTVMDYVNKFNHLSQYAGIHVDTNEMKDRFFHGLSYILQEKLYTANYQICGALMNAAITMEGLQRDSQAEWKRKRVAIGSSSHPHTQKDNTILELTKESASLDPNSSHL, from the exons ATGGAGATAATGGCACAAGTTGTCGCTGGCTTCGCCCgcggaggccacgggggcaatggtgggaacgaggGTGGCGCCCGTcgtcctgagggaccctcctcttaccaagatttcctcaagacccacccacccacttTCACACCATTAGCTGAGCCCCTAGAtgtggagcactggcttcgcattctggagcagaagtttctgttgctcaacATGGCCGATGAGCAGAAAGTGAGCTTCGCAGTGCAGCAGCTACTAGG GgagttctatattcctgctggCATCCTCAACCGGAAGCTGACCGAGTTCCTAGAACTATGCCaggggagtatgacagtgatggattatgttaataagttcaatcacttgtcccagtatgctggcattcatgtggacactaacGAGATGAAGGACCGGTTCTTTCACGGCCTCTCTTAtatccttcaggagaagctgtACACGGCGAACTATCAGATCTGCGGGGCACTGATGAACGCTGCCatcaccatggagggcttgcagcgggattcccaggcagagtggaagaggaagcgggtggctatAGGGTCttccagccaccctcatactcagaag GACAACACTATTCTAGAACTGACCAAGGAGTCTGCTTCCCTCGATCCTAACAGCAGCCACCTCTGA